The following are from one region of the Paenibacillus bovis genome:
- the rpsB gene encoding 30S ribosomal protein S2, protein MAVISMKQLLEAGVHFGHQTRRWNPKMDRYIFTERNGIYIIDLQKTVKKVDEAYNFVKSVAADGGTVLFVGTKKQAQDSVKEEAERAGQFYINQRWLGGTLTNFETIQKRINRLKELEKWEEDGTFEVLPKKEVILLRKEKDRLEKFLGGIKNMRGLPSALFIIDPRKERIAVAEARKLGIPIVGIVDTNCDPDEIDYVIPGNDDAIRAVKLLTGKMADAVIEANQGEQTTA, encoded by the coding sequence ATGGCAGTTATTTCCATGAAACAGCTTTTGGAAGCTGGCGTACATTTCGGACACCAGACTCGTCGCTGGAACCCAAAAATGGATCGTTACATCTTTACAGAAAGAAACGGAATTTACATCATCGACCTGCAAAAAACAGTTAAAAAAGTTGATGAAGCTTACAACTTCGTAAAATCCGTAGCAGCTGACGGCGGTACTGTACTGTTCGTTGGTACTAAAAAACAAGCTCAAGATTCCGTTAAGGAAGAAGCTGAGCGCGCAGGTCAATTCTACATCAACCAACGTTGGTTGGGTGGTACACTGACTAACTTCGAAACGATCCAAAAACGTATCAACCGTCTGAAAGAACTGGAAAAATGGGAAGAAGACGGTACTTTCGAAGTACTGCCTAAAAAAGAAGTAATCCTGCTTCGCAAAGAGAAAGATCGTCTGGAGAAATTCCTGGGCGGTATCAAAAACATGAGAGGCCTGCCTAGCGCCCTGTTCATCATCGATCCTCGTAAAGAGCGTATTGCTGTAGCAGAAGCTCGCAAACTGGGTATCCCAATCGTAGGTATCGTTGATACTAACTGTGATCCGGACGAAATCGACTATGTAATTCCAGGTAACGATGACGCGATTCGCGCGGTTAAATTGCTGACTGGAAAAATGGCTGATGCGGTTATCGAAGCTAACCAAGGCGAGCAAACTACTGCATAA